In the Flagellimonas sp. MMG031 genome, one interval contains:
- a CDS encoding aspartate kinase codes for MRVFKFGGASVKDADAVRNVVNVLKEVGYQDTLVVISAMGKMTNAMEKVVESYFNDKANVQSSLQEVVEYHHNIITNLFQNQNHPVYNRVKMLFDEVRGFLAWNKSPKYGFVYDQVVCYGELLSSTIVSAYLNEVGISNQWLDVRTLIKTDTTNRDAQVLWDRTQAEVLSRVDVSKLNITQGFLGSDDNNFTTTLGREGSDYSAAILAYCLNAESVTIWKDVPGVLNADPRNFENAQLLDKISYREAIELAFYGASVIHPKTLQPLQRKEIPLHVKSFVNPKDKGTTVGKGNGIEPKVPCFIVKKNQVLLKLSSLDFSFIVEDNISEIFKLFHDHRLKVDLIQNSAISFSVCLDNKFRGLPPLLEELKRKFKVVCHEDVSLYTIRHFNDDSVKSLQNGKSVLVEQRGKETVQLVVK; via the coding sequence AGATACTTTGGTCGTCATTTCTGCGATGGGGAAGATGACCAACGCCATGGAAAAGGTGGTGGAGTCCTATTTTAATGATAAGGCCAATGTACAGTCATCGCTACAAGAGGTGGTGGAGTATCATCATAACATTATTACCAATCTTTTTCAAAACCAAAACCACCCGGTTTATAACCGAGTAAAGATGCTCTTTGATGAAGTAAGAGGCTTTTTGGCGTGGAATAAGTCGCCCAAATATGGCTTTGTGTACGATCAGGTGGTCTGTTATGGCGAACTATTGTCCAGTACCATCGTCAGTGCCTATTTGAACGAGGTTGGGATTTCCAATCAATGGTTGGATGTCCGAACCCTTATCAAGACCGATACGACCAACAGGGATGCGCAAGTACTTTGGGACCGTACCCAAGCAGAAGTACTTTCCCGTGTCGACGTTTCCAAATTGAACATTACCCAAGGCTTTTTGGGAAGTGACGACAACAATTTTACGACTACCTTGGGAAGGGAGGGTTCCGATTATTCCGCTGCAATTTTGGCCTATTGCCTCAATGCGGAATCCGTCACCATTTGGAAGGATGTTCCCGGAGTATTGAACGCCGACCCCAGAAATTTTGAGAACGCCCAATTGTTGGACAAGATTTCATACCGCGAAGCCATCGAACTAGCATTTTATGGAGCTTCGGTAATCCATCCCAAAACCTTACAGCCGCTTCAGCGTAAGGAGATACCCCTTCATGTAAAATCCTTTGTGAATCCAAAGGATAAGGGTACTACTGTGGGCAAGGGCAACGGTATTGAGCCCAAGGTACCCTGCTTTATCGTAAAGAAGAACCAAGTGTTGCTCAAACTATCTTCACTGGATTTTTCATTTATCGTGGAGGATAACATCAGCGAAATCTTCAAGTTGTTCCATGACCACCGCTTAAAGGTCGATTTGATCCAAAATTCGGCCATCAGCTTTTCGGTCTGTTTGGACAATAAGTTTAGGGGTCTTCCGCCATTGCTGGAAGAGCTTAAACGCAAATTTAAGGTGGTTTGTCACGAAGATGTGTCGCTATACACCATTCGCCATTTTAACGACGATTCGGTCAAATCCCTTCAAAATGGAAAGTCCGTACTGGTGGAGCAGCGAGGCAAGGAAACGGTTCAATTGGTTGTGAAGTAA
- a CDS encoding lysophospholipid acyltransferase family protein yields the protein MGLVSAKEVAKVIHLDKYGFLGTFVGWLLMVATRISTINRFYDKNKDLSGPEFLDAILEHYEIDFEIPEEDLKRLPKSGPYITISNHPLGGIDGVLLLKLLLNERPDYKIIANFLLHRIEPLKPYIMPVNPFENHKDAKSSIVGFKNALQHLRDGHPLGIFPAGEVSTYRDGKLVVDRPWEEAAIKLIRKAEVPVVPIYFHARNSRLFYRLSKIDDVFRTAKLPSELTSQSRRPIKVRIGQPISVQTQNEEDTLEGFAELLRKKTYLLANVFEKERFLDKVPTSLKIPKPPKKIASAISAKVLEGEIEKLREKDCRMLQSKNYEVFLAQAKDMPFCLNEIGRQREVTFREVGEGTNNAIDLDKFDSYYHHLFLWDDDSKAIVGAYRMGLGSEIFSKYGIDGFYLQDLFRFEPELYGMMEKSIEMGRAYIVKEYQQKPMPLFLLWKGIVHTTLRHPEHKYLIGGVSISNQFSNFSKSLMIEFMKSNYWDPYVAQYIRPKKEFKVKLKDADKEFVFDETQADLNKFDKLISEVEPGSLRLPVLIKKYIKQNAKVVAFNVDPLFNNSVDGLMYIRIADLPESTVKPVMEEFQAELERKVAEGNGHSEED from the coding sequence ATGGGCTTGGTTTCTGCTAAAGAGGTGGCGAAGGTCATCCATCTGGACAAATATGGCTTTTTGGGCACGTTTGTAGGATGGCTTTTAATGGTGGCTACCCGAATTAGCACTATCAACAGGTTTTACGATAAGAACAAAGACCTTTCGGGTCCTGAGTTTCTGGATGCTATTCTAGAACATTATGAAATAGATTTTGAAATTCCCGAAGAAGATTTAAAACGACTCCCGAAATCGGGCCCCTATATTACTATTAGCAATCATCCTTTGGGAGGTATTGATGGCGTACTGTTGCTCAAGTTATTGTTGAATGAGCGGCCAGATTATAAGATAATTGCCAACTTTTTGTTGCACCGGATAGAGCCTTTGAAGCCCTACATTATGCCGGTGAACCCCTTTGAGAACCATAAGGATGCCAAGAGCAGCATCGTAGGGTTTAAAAATGCACTACAACATTTACGCGATGGACATCCTCTCGGGATTTTCCCTGCCGGCGAGGTGTCTACCTATCGCGATGGAAAGTTGGTGGTGGACCGACCATGGGAAGAGGCCGCCATAAAACTGATTCGAAAGGCCGAAGTGCCCGTTGTGCCCATTTATTTTCATGCCCGAAATAGTAGGTTGTTCTATCGCCTCTCTAAAATTGACGATGTATTCCGAACGGCCAAATTACCTTCGGAATTGACATCCCAAAGCCGTCGTCCCATCAAAGTGCGGATTGGTCAACCCATTTCCGTCCAAACCCAAAATGAGGAGGATACTTTAGAAGGATTTGCAGAACTGCTCCGAAAGAAAACCTATTTGTTGGCCAATGTTTTTGAAAAGGAACGCTTCTTGGACAAGGTGCCGACCTCCCTCAAAATCCCCAAGCCGCCCAAAAAGATTGCCTCGGCCATCAGTGCAAAGGTTTTGGAGGGCGAGATTGAAAAATTGCGCGAGAAGGATTGCCGTATGCTCCAGAGCAAGAACTACGAAGTGTTCTTGGCCCAGGCCAAGGATATGCCCTTTTGTTTGAACGAGATCGGGCGTCAGCGTGAGGTCACGTTCAGGGAAGTGGGAGAAGGTACCAACAATGCGATTGACTTAGACAAATTTGATTCCTATTACCACCATTTGTTTCTTTGGGATGACGACAGCAAGGCCATTGTAGGGGCTTACCGTATGGGATTGGGTTCCGAAATTTTCAGCAAGTACGGTATCGACGGTTTTTATTTGCAGGACTTGTTTCGATTTGAACCGGAGTTGTACGGAATGATGGAGAAATCCATTGAGATGGGGCGAGCCTATATTGTAAAGGAATACCAACAAAAACCCATGCCCTTGTTCCTGCTTTGGAAAGGAATCGTACATACGACCCTGAGACATCCAGAGCATAAATATTTGATTGGAGGGGTAAGCATCAGCAACCAATTCTCCAATTTCTCCAAATCCTTGATGATTGAATTCATGAAATCCAATTACTGGGATCCCTACGTGGCGCAATACATTCGCCCCAAAAAGGAGTTCAAGGTAAAGTTGAAGGATGCGGATAAGGAGTTTGTTTTTGATGAGACCCAAGCCGACCTGAATAAATTTGATAAACTAATCAGTGAGGTGGAGCCGGGAAGTTTGCGTTTACCGGTGTTGATCAAAAAGTACATCAAGCAAAATGCGAAGGTGGTGGCCTTTAATGTGGACCCGCTTTTTAATAATTCGGTGGACGGATTAATGTACATCCGGATAGCGGATTTACCGGAGAGTACCGTAAAACCCGTAATGGAAGAGTTTCAGGCCGAACTGGAGCGCAAAGTAGCGGAAGGGAACGGCCATTCTGAGGAGGATTAA
- a CDS encoding N-acetyltransferase family protein → MVIRTMQASDWEAVAKIYLEGIATGFATFETQAPSYNDWDKAHTSQCRLVAEMDGIIMGWAALSPVSSRCVYGGVAEVSVYISAQSRGQGVGKALMQHLIGESEKAGFWTIQSGIFPENTASIKLHERVGFRYIGKRERVGKIHGVWKDNLLFERRSSTVGVD, encoded by the coding sequence ATGGTCATTAGAACCATGCAAGCTTCAGATTGGGAAGCAGTCGCGAAGATTTATTTGGAAGGCATCGCAACCGGTTTTGCCACATTTGAGACACAAGCACCCTCCTATAATGATTGGGACAAAGCCCATACCAGCCAGTGCCGTTTGGTCGCCGAAATGGATGGCATCATCATGGGTTGGGCAGCGCTCTCCCCCGTATCCAGTCGATGTGTGTACGGCGGTGTGGCCGAGGTCAGTGTTTACATTTCGGCCCAGAGCCGTGGCCAAGGTGTCGGGAAAGCATTGATGCAGCATTTGATCGGGGAAAGTGAAAAAGCTGGATTTTGGACTATTCAATCCGGTATTTTTCCAGAGAACACGGCGAGTATCAAATTACATGAAAGAGTGGGTTTTCGCTATATTGGAAAACGGGAACGCGTGGGCAAGATCCACGGGGTCTGGAAAGATAATTTGCTGTTCGAAAGACGAAGCTCGACCGTTGGCGTGGATTAA
- a CDS encoding YtxH domain-containing protein, with protein sequence MSEEKKDFGDKAEEAAKDFKEDVNKAFDPANPESGKTVAIIAHLTFIGWIIAIIMNSSNKTEIGSFYIRQTLGIYLVGFVLGIIPIINLFGILITFILWIISLIGAINGNQKPVFLVGEYFQNWFKSL encoded by the coding sequence ATGTCAGAAGAAAAAAAAGACTTCGGTGATAAAGCCGAAGAAGCAGCCAAAGACTTTAAGGAGGATGTAAACAAGGCATTCGATCCAGCAAATCCGGAAAGCGGAAAAACCGTAGCCATTATTGCTCACTTGACCTTCATTGGATGGATTATCGCTATCATTATGAACAGTAGCAACAAAACGGAAATAGGTTCCTTTTACATAAGGCAGACCTTGGGGATTTATCTCGTTGGATTTGTCTTAGGTATAATACCCATTATCAACCTTTTTGGTATACTTATCACCTTCATTCTTTGGATCATTAGCTTGATTGGTGCCATTAATGGAAATCAAAAACCTGTATTTTTGGTGGGCGAGTATTTCCAAAATTGGTTCAAGAGCCTATAA
- a CDS encoding VOC family protein, protein MKNRVTGLGGFFFKSKNPDHMKEWYKNHLGLNTDRYGCTFWWKDKDGNDCSTQWSPMDEKTEYFKPSEKQFMMNFRVENLVALLEALREEGVRVVGEMEEYEYGKFGWILDPEGNKLELWEPVDKAFL, encoded by the coding sequence ATGAAAAACAGAGTAACGGGATTGGGCGGCTTTTTCTTCAAAAGCAAGAATCCGGATCATATGAAAGAATGGTACAAAAATCATTTGGGCCTCAATACGGACCGCTATGGATGTACCTTTTGGTGGAAAGACAAAGATGGAAACGACTGTTCTACGCAATGGAGCCCGATGGATGAAAAAACAGAGTACTTTAAACCTAGTGAAAAGCAGTTTATGATGAACTTCCGGGTGGAAAACCTGGTAGCGCTGCTCGAAGCCCTTAGAGAAGAGGGCGTGAGGGTAGTGGGTGAAATGGAAGAATACGAATATGGTAAGTTTGGCTGGATTTTGGACCCCGAGGGCAATAAATTGGAACTTTGGGAGCCTGTTGATAAAGCCTTTCTGTAG
- a CDS encoding DUF1801 domain-containing protein produces MTIEAQTPDEYIEKLPDDRKEAVSKLRETVKSNLPKGFEECINYKMIGYVVPHAIYPEGYHCDPKLPLPFINIASQKNFVALYHSGIYADQELHDWFVGEYPKHVKTKLDMGKSCIRFKNVNHIPYDLIAELCQKMTPQQWIGLYEQNIKKS; encoded by the coding sequence ATGACCATTGAGGCCCAAACACCGGACGAGTACATTGAAAAACTTCCTGATGACCGCAAAGAGGCGGTCTCCAAATTACGGGAAACCGTAAAATCCAATTTACCCAAGGGTTTTGAGGAATGCATCAACTATAAAATGATAGGCTATGTGGTGCCACATGCCATTTATCCAGAGGGTTACCACTGTGATCCTAAATTGCCATTGCCCTTTATCAATATCGCCTCACAGAAAAACTTTGTGGCACTCTACCATTCGGGCATCTACGCAGACCAAGAACTCCACGATTGGTTTGTGGGTGAATATCCAAAGCATGTAAAAACCAAATTGGATATGGGCAAAAGCTGTATCCGATTCAAAAACGTGAACCACATACCGTATGATTTGATTGCGGAATTGTGCCAAAAAATGACTCCGCAACAATGGATCGGTTTGTACGAACAAAACATTAAGAAATCATGA
- a CDS encoding 2-hydroxyacid dehydrogenase, with amino-acid sequence MKVLHLDTNHPLLLEQFAELGFENHEDYSSTKEQVEKKIHLYDGIIIRSRFTIDQQFLEKATNLKFIGRVGAGLENIDVDYAKYKDIFLASAPEGNRNAVGEHTLGMLLSLMNQMGKADRQVRKGKWKREQNRGVELEGKTVGIIGYGNMGKAFAKKLQGFDVEVICYDIVGGVSDDNARQVGIMEFQQRSDVVSLHVPQTEETIGMVNTEFIEKFHKPFWLLNTARGKCVVTKDLVEGLKSGKVLGAGLDVLEYEQKSFENMFTKKPKPFKYLRKAKNVLLTPHVAGWTVESKEKLAQTIVDKVKERFS; translated from the coding sequence ATGAAAGTTCTCCACCTCGACACCAACCATCCCCTGCTCTTGGAACAATTTGCAGAGCTCGGGTTCGAAAATCATGAAGACTACAGCTCTACCAAGGAGCAAGTAGAGAAAAAAATCCATCTATACGACGGCATCATCATCCGAAGCAGGTTTACCATCGACCAACAATTCTTGGAAAAGGCCACCAACCTCAAATTTATTGGAAGGGTCGGCGCCGGCTTGGAAAATATTGATGTGGATTATGCCAAATACAAGGATATTTTCTTGGCTTCGGCACCTGAGGGTAACCGAAATGCAGTGGGCGAACACACCCTTGGCATGTTGCTCTCCTTGATGAACCAGATGGGCAAGGCCGACCGACAAGTGCGAAAAGGCAAATGGAAACGCGAACAAAACAGAGGCGTTGAACTGGAAGGCAAAACGGTAGGGATTATTGGCTATGGAAACATGGGCAAGGCCTTTGCCAAAAAATTGCAAGGATTTGACGTAGAGGTCATCTGTTATGATATTGTGGGTGGCGTAAGTGATGACAACGCCCGGCAAGTCGGCATTATGGAATTCCAGCAACGTTCGGATGTAGTGAGTTTGCACGTTCCCCAGACCGAGGAGACCATAGGAATGGTCAATACCGAATTCATAGAAAAGTTCCATAAACCGTTTTGGCTATTGAATACCGCCCGTGGAAAATGTGTGGTCACCAAAGACCTGGTGGAAGGACTAAAATCTGGAAAAGTGCTTGGCGCTGGATTGGATGTACTCGAATATGAGCAAAAGTCCTTTGAGAATATGTTCACTAAAAAACCAAAGCCGTTCAAATACCTACGCAAGGCCAAGAATGTATTACTAACTCCCCATGTAGCGGGATGGACCGTGGAAAGCAAGGAAAAATTGGCGCAGACGATTGTTGACAAAGTGAAAGAAAGATTTTCTTAA
- a CDS encoding cupin domain-containing protein: protein MKSINLKEKHAEFTKPWHPHQIAVVDDMQVLLAKLQGEFVWHAHENEDELFQVIKGTLYMQFRDRTEVVNEGEIIVVPKGVEHNPMTKNGEEVHVLLFEKMSTAHTGNVLHEKTQTHYPKI, encoded by the coding sequence ATGAAATCCATCAACCTAAAAGAAAAACATGCCGAGTTTACCAAACCGTGGCATCCGCATCAAATTGCCGTAGTGGACGATATGCAGGTCCTTTTGGCCAAACTCCAAGGTGAATTCGTGTGGCACGCCCACGAAAACGAGGATGAACTGTTTCAGGTTATCAAAGGCACCCTTTATATGCAGTTTCGGGATAGGACCGAAGTGGTGAACGAAGGTGAGATCATTGTGGTGCCCAAAGGTGTGGAACATAATCCCATGACCAAAAATGGCGAAGAGGTGCACGTACTCCTTTTTGAAAAAATGAGCACAGCACATACGGGCAATGTGCTCCATGAAAAAACACAGACCCATTACCCAAAAATATAG
- the mgtE gene encoding magnesium transporter: MTPFKLTDELLEEIRELIGDSKDAALQTMMKEFHYADIAEIADELEVEEATYLIKLLDSEKTSDILAEMHEDIREAVLKNLTAKEIAGELAELDTDDAADIINELPKELVQEVISEIEDREHAKDIVDLLRYEEDSAGGLMAKELVKVNENWTVTTCVKEMRAQAENVTRVHSIYVVDDEDKLKGRLSLKDLLTAPAKSHIREIYIPKVDSVNVNEKGEEVARVMSKYDLEAIPVVDEIGRLVGRITIDDIVDVIREEADKDYQMAAGISQDVEVSDSIWILTRARLPWLILGLFGGLGAAAIMGTFEEMIAKHAVLFFFTPLIAAMAGNVGVQSSAIVVQGLANDDLKGSVRNHLLKEMLLALLNGFILAILLLLFTWVWKGAFETALAISLSLIVVIVVAGFIGTFVPLFLHKRNIDPAIATGPFITTSNDIFGILIYFWIAKIILGI, from the coding sequence ATGACCCCGTTTAAACTCACAGACGAGCTTTTAGAAGAAATCAGGGAACTGATCGGCGACAGCAAGGATGCTGCGCTTCAGACCATGATGAAGGAGTTCCACTATGCCGATATTGCGGAGATAGCGGACGAACTGGAGGTCGAAGAGGCTACATATCTTATCAAACTGCTCGATAGCGAGAAAACCTCGGACATCCTTGCCGAAATGCACGAGGACATCCGTGAGGCGGTCCTTAAAAACCTTACCGCGAAGGAAATTGCCGGAGAGTTGGCTGAGCTCGACACCGATGATGCGGCGGATATCATCAACGAACTTCCCAAAGAGCTTGTTCAGGAAGTTATTTCGGAGATTGAGGACAGGGAGCACGCCAAGGACATTGTGGACCTATTGCGCTACGAAGAAGACTCCGCCGGTGGTCTTATGGCGAAGGAGCTCGTAAAGGTCAACGAGAATTGGACCGTTACCACCTGCGTGAAGGAAATGCGTGCCCAAGCCGAAAATGTGACCCGTGTACATTCCATTTACGTAGTAGATGATGAAGACAAGCTCAAAGGTAGGCTTTCCTTAAAGGATTTGCTTACCGCTCCCGCCAAGAGCCATATCAGGGAAATATACATTCCGAAGGTAGATTCCGTTAACGTGAACGAAAAGGGCGAAGAAGTCGCTAGGGTGATGTCCAAATACGATTTGGAAGCCATTCCCGTAGTGGATGAGATAGGACGTTTGGTGGGGCGAATCACCATTGATGATATTGTTGATGTAATCCGTGAAGAAGCCGATAAGGATTACCAAATGGCAGCCGGTATCTCTCAGGACGTGGAAGTAAGTGATAGTATTTGGATACTTACGCGAGCACGCCTCCCATGGTTGATCTTGGGTCTTTTTGGCGGACTTGGGGCTGCGGCCATTATGGGAACCTTTGAGGAAATGATTGCCAAACACGCCGTATTGTTCTTTTTCACCCCGTTGATTGCTGCGATGGCCGGAAACGTTGGGGTACAATCCAGTGCCATTGTGGTGCAAGGTCTGGCCAACGACGACTTAAAGGGCAGTGTGAGGAACCACCTGTTGAAAGAAATGCTATTGGCTCTTCTCAACGGATTTATCCTTGCTATTTTGTTGCTGCTCTTTACCTGGGTATGGAAAGGGGCCTTTGAAACTGCTTTGGCCATATCCCTTTCGCTGATCGTGGTGATTGTGGTGGCCGGATTTATAGGCACCTTTGTACCCCTCTTCCTTCATAAAAGAAATATAGATCCCGCCATTGCCACGGGTCCTTTTATTACGACCAGCAACGATATTTTTGGCATCCTTATTTATTTCTGGATCGCAAAAATCATTTTGGGAATTTAA
- the rsmA gene encoding 16S rRNA (adenine(1518)-N(6)/adenine(1519)-N(6))-dimethyltransferase RsmA encodes MSKKKKKKYPNNPKYNQKQVQEEGAVKAKKHLGQHFLKDESVAQKIAQTLSLDGYQNVLEIGPGMGVLTKHLLKRDLDLVAMDLDDESIVYLNHSFPLEHAAILKQNNRLNVVEADFLKFDLTELYGEEQFAITGNFPYNISSQIVFKMLEMRHQIPEFSGMFQKEVAKRICEGPGNKTYGILSVLVQAYYDAEYLFTVPPGVFDPPPKVDSGVLRLTRKKELTLPCDERLFFKVVKTAFNQRRKTIRNSLKTFNLSDNLKEDAIFDQRPEQLSVADFVTLTQKIANDPV; translated from the coding sequence GTGTCCAAAAAGAAAAAAAAGAAGTACCCGAACAATCCCAAGTACAATCAAAAACAGGTACAGGAGGAGGGCGCGGTAAAGGCCAAAAAACATTTGGGCCAGCACTTTCTCAAAGATGAATCCGTAGCACAAAAAATTGCACAGACCCTTTCGCTGGATGGCTATCAAAACGTGCTCGAAATTGGCCCGGGCATGGGAGTGCTCACCAAGCATTTACTGAAACGCGATTTGGATTTGGTGGCGATGGACTTGGACGATGAATCCATTGTCTACCTCAACCACAGCTTCCCGCTCGAACACGCTGCCATCTTAAAACAGAACAACCGCTTGAACGTCGTAGAGGCGGACTTCCTGAAGTTTGACCTGACCGAGCTGTATGGGGAGGAACAGTTTGCCATTACGGGAAACTTCCCTTACAATATCTCCAGTCAGATTGTTTTTAAAATGCTGGAAATGCGCCATCAGATTCCTGAATTTTCAGGAATGTTCCAAAAAGAAGTGGCCAAACGTATTTGCGAGGGCCCTGGCAACAAAACCTACGGGATTCTCTCCGTGTTGGTCCAAGCCTATTACGATGCCGAGTACCTTTTTACCGTACCGCCCGGGGTTTTTGACCCACCACCAAAAGTCGATTCGGGAGTGTTACGGTTGACCCGAAAAAAGGAACTCACCTTGCCATGCGACGAACGCCTTTTTTTTAAAGTGGTGAAAACCGCCTTCAACCAAAGAAGAAAAACAATACGCAACAGTCTTAAAACCTTCAACCTTTCTGATAATCTCAAAGAAGATGCTATCTTTGACCAACGCCCGGAACAGCTAAGTGTAGCTGACTTTGTAACGTTGACACAGAAGATAGCCAATGACCCCGTTTAA
- a CDS encoding gamma-glutamylcyclotransferase family protein produces the protein MEYLFSYGTLQDPQVQKSVFGHLLNGKTDAVVGFQKMENAVYGRYPIVAHTGNPKHKVKGMAYEVSSVDLKKADRYETEAYKRELFTLESGAKAWIYVENSN, from the coding sequence TTGGAGTATCTGTTTTCCTATGGAACCCTACAGGACCCACAGGTCCAGAAATCTGTTTTTGGCCACTTGCTCAACGGAAAAACTGACGCAGTTGTGGGGTTTCAAAAAATGGAAAATGCCGTTTATGGACGTTACCCCATAGTAGCTCATACCGGAAACCCAAAACACAAAGTTAAGGGCATGGCATATGAGGTGAGTTCCGTTGACCTGAAAAAGGCAGACCGCTACGAGACCGAAGCCTACAAAAGGGAACTCTTCACCTTGGAATCAGGCGCCAAAGCATGGATCTATGTCGAAAATTCCAATTAA
- a CDS encoding DUF4286 family protein translates to MLIYNVTINIDESVHDQWLEWMKDKHLPDMLATGKFSHAKMVKVLVEEDMGGITYSVQYTTQDRATLEAYYKEDADRLRADAQQMFPNKFVAFRTELEIISQQIP, encoded by the coding sequence ATGCTCATATACAACGTAACCATCAACATCGATGAAAGTGTACACGACCAATGGCTGGAATGGATGAAGGACAAACACTTACCCGATATGCTGGCCACAGGGAAATTCTCCCACGCCAAAATGGTAAAGGTCTTGGTAGAAGAGGATATGGGCGGTATTACCTACTCCGTTCAATATACCACACAGGACAGAGCCACCTTGGAAGCCTATTACAAGGAGGATGCCGACCGTCTGCGTGCCGATGCGCAACAGATGTTCCCCAATAAATTCGTTGCCTTTAGAACGGAGCTAGAAATCATCAGTCAACAAATCCCATAA